The Erigeron canadensis isolate Cc75 chromosome 1, C_canadensis_v1, whole genome shotgun sequence genome segment TGCTGCTTGATTTCATCCAGAAGTAACGAACATGTATTATATCTTGGTGTGATATCTTTAGCTATCATCTCTTGAAAAATTTGGTATGCCCAGTAACTCTTATTCGCTTTACATAACCCGTGGATCAAAAGAGTGTATGCACCCAAATCAAGGCTGAGATGATGCTTATTAATCATTTCATCCAACAAATGACCCAATAAAACATCCGTCTTTCCTGTTTTAAAGCAGCGCTTAAGTAATGGACTAAATGACTGGATATCAGGTCTACAAAGTTGTGAACTTTCCATACTCTTTAGAACATTGAAAGCTTCCTGGTCCCGACAGTGATGGCAAAACATTGAAATGATTGAATTGTAGGTAGACGTACTGGGTACAACACCAAAACTCGGCATTTCAACCTCAAATACATCAATAGCCTCTTGAACTCGACCAGCCCTTGAGAGAGTATTAATAAGTGCGTTGTAAAAAAGTGTATCTGGTTTACATCCGACAGTTTTCATTCTCTCGGGTATTTGTAATGCTTCATCGAAAACTTTATATTTGCTCAAATAACTCATGATGGTGGTGAAAGTTACAACATTAGCAGGACAACCTTCAGTTTGCATCTCGTCTAGCAACTCATAAACTTTACTAAAATTGGAATGGCGACAATATGATTCGATTATGGTGGAATAGGTTATAACAGACGGCTTACACCCATATCCTTTCATCTCTTGGATAGTCCAAAGAGCTTCATCTACCCGATTAACCTTACACCAACCGtgtataaatatgttaaaagtatGAGCAGTAGGCTGGATGTGTGACTTTAGCTCCAAGAAAATCTTACGGGCCTGCTCGACTTTATTTTCTTTGCAGAGAGTGTCAAGTAAAACATTCATGGATTCAGTATTTTTCTCCAACCCGAACTTGTGCAAATCATCAAATATCATTACAGCATCTTCCCATTTCCCCGTCCCACAAAGCCGTCTCATAACCTTGGCTATACTACCAATTGTCACACGCTGATGCAGATTCATTTGCTCAAGTAGTGACATCATCTTTTCCATCTGTTTCATTTTCCCCAATATGTCCAACATCATGTCATATGACTCTGGTAACGGTGTATACTCAGGCCGTGATTCTGCCCATTTGAAAACGCCCAATGCAGATTTCCAATCATCTTTAAATCGATACAGCAACTGAGAAACAAGATTGTGAGACACAGGTATCGTGCTACAAGTTTGGTCATACATGAGAGACTGAAAAATCTCATCATCGGTTCCTCCTTTTTGAACTTTTGCAATAGCAATGTAGATATTCCCAGATGAATCATTGTACTTTTCTTGACTGGTAAGGGCATTGCTAGTGAAATGGAACAACTTCAAATAACGATG includes the following:
- the LOC122581165 gene encoding pentatricopeptide repeat-containing protein At3g04130, mitochondrial, with the protein product MPRVSVKRTVSILGSFAVRESTNHAHRYLKLFHFTSNALTSQEKYNDSSGNIYIAIAKVQKGGTDDEIFQSLMYDQTCSTIPVSHNLVSQLLYRFKDDWKSALGVFKWAESRPEYTPLPESYDMMLDILGKMKQMEKMMSLLEQMNLHQRVTIGSIAKVMRRLCGTGKWEDAVMIFDDLHKFGLEKNTESMNVLLDTLCKENKVEQARKIFLELKSHIQPTAHTFNIFIHGWCKVNRVDEALWTIQEMKGYGCKPSVITYSTIIESYCRHSNFSKVYELLDEMQTEGCPANVVTFTTIMSYLSKYKVFDEALQIPERMKTVGCKPDTLFYNALINTLSRAGRVQEAIDVFEVEMPSFGVVPSTSTYNSIISMFCHHCRDQEAFNVLKSMESSQLCRPDIQSFSPLLKRCFKTGKTDVLLGHLLDEMINKHHLSLDLGAYTLLIHGLCKANKSYWAYQIFQEMIAKDITPRYNTCSLLLDEIKQHNNYEAADHIEGYMKRMKSS